A stretch of DNA from Bacillota bacterium:
ACTCGGCGAATTCCCTCACTGGCGTAGGCGCAAGCCGCCTGCCTCGCGCCCTAGCCTTGTCAGGCTGGGTGACTACGCATGCCACGCTATGCCCCGCCTCGATCACGGCACGAAGGGAAGGGACTGCGAAGTCGGGGCTCCCCATGAAGACGACGACCATGTCACTCATCAACCCGCTCTTCCACGATGTCTGTAGCCTTATCGATGAAGAGTACCCCGTCAAGATGGTCTATCTCATGTTGCAGAGCCCTTGCGAGGAGACCCTCGCCCTCCACCCGCCGGACCCCGCTGCCGTTCGGGCTGAGGGCTTCCACGATCACCCTATCAGCTCGAGTCACCTCGCCAGTAACTCCAGGAATTGACAGGCATCCTTCGCGCGCCACCGCCTCCCCCATGCTGGCCACGACGCGCGGGTTGAAGAGCACCATGGGGCCCTCGCCCACGTCAACCACAATGAGCCTTACGGGCACGCCAACCTGGGGAGCGGCAAGCCCCACGCCTTCAGCCGCGTACATCGTCTCCAGCATGTTGTCTGCAAGGACGAGTATCTCCTTAGTCACCCTCTTGAGAGGAAGAGACTGTTTTCTGAGAATCGGATCCTTGAACTTTCGTATCTCCAGGACCGTTTCGTCCCCCTCCCTCCGCCCCGCGCCGCCCCGCGGCCCGATCGGCGACAGCCCAAAGCCAGCGTGCCCTTACAACACGCTTTCGGGATCGACATCCACTTGAACCATTATATCACGGGAGCGAGCGGGGCACGCCGCGAGTCCTTCCCGGACAACCGATGCGGCGACCTCCACCGTGGCCCCCTTTACAAGCACTTGCCACCTGTGGAGCCGCCTCACTCGCCTCATCGCGCAGGGCGCGGGCCCCAATACGCGTACGCCCGTCGTAGGTGGCTCTCCGGACCCCGTCTTCGTGGACGGGGGCAGTGAAACCACCTTCCTCGCTGCGACGCGCATAGCCGCTGCGAGGCCCCTTGCGTGCCGCTCCACCTCCTCCAGATCCTCCCCTGACACAACCAGGAGCACGAGGCTCACGAACGGAGGATACGACAGCTCTCGCCTCGCGCGAACCTCTTCCTCGTAGAACCCAAGGTAGTCATGGTCCCTGGCGCGGCGAACCGAATAATGGTCCGGTGCGTATGTCTGAATGATGACCTGTCCCGGCGCTTCGCCTCTCCCTGCGCGCCCCGCGGCTTGGGTAAGCAGCTGAAAAGTCCTCTCGCCCGCTTTGTAATCTGGAAGGTTCAAGCAGGTGTCGGCGCTCACGACCCCGACTAGGGTGACTCGCGGGAAATCGTGGCCCTTCGCCACCATCTGGGTGCCGACCATGATGTCGTAGTGCCCGTCACGGAACGCATCGACTATCCTCTCGTGGGCCATCCTCCCGCGCGTGGTATCCAGGTCCATCCGCACCACCCTCGCGTGCGGAAACACGCGCGCAACTTCCTGCTCTATCCTCTCCGTTCCCGCGCCGAAGTACCTTATGCAACTACTGCCGCACTTCGGACAGACATTGGGCACGGCCTCTTCGTGGTCGCAATAATGACAGCGCATGCGCCCTTC
This window harbors:
- the def gene encoding peptide deformylase; translated protein: MEIRKFKDPILRKQSLPLKRVTKEILVLADNMLETMYAAEGVGLAAPQVGVPVRLIVVDVGEGPMVLFNPRVVASMGEAVAREGCLSIPGVTGEVTRADRVIVEALSPNGSGVRRVEGEGLLARALQHEIDHLDGVLFIDKATDIVEERVDE